TCACTCCAGTGCAGAACGGCGACAACGATGTGATTGAAGTTCCAGTTACGGACCCCGCATCCTCCACCACCGCATATCGTCCAGTTGTAGCTGTGAGCTCGGATGACGAGAGCTcaaagagcagcagcagcagcagtgacTCAGACTCCGATTCCGAAGGAGAATACCTCACCGTACTTCGGAAGAAGATTGACAAAAGAATCAACACCGTGGATTGTGACGAGGATGACGAGGACTTTGATGAAGATGGGGCTACAGGAGATCGGTCTCGTCGTCGCCAGCCCCCGAAAGTACGAGGAGAAATGCTCCTTGATGACCTTCCGCCTATTCATCAGCTAGAGATTACTGTACCCGAGGATGAATGCGTTGAACTTGGCAAAGTTCAGTCCATCGTGGATCAGCTTGTTTTGGTTTCCGTGCTGCCGAATTCCATGCTATTCGATCTCGACACCGTTTTGTTCCTGGAGAAGGGTCGCAAGGTCCTGGGCGAAGTGTTCGATGTGTTGGGTCAAGTGTCGGATCCACTGTACTGCGTTCGATTCAACAGTAACAAACAGATCCTCGATAGGGGCATCAAAATTGGCGACGTAGTGTACTGCGCTCCCAAAACCGAACACACTCAATTTGTGATCCTCTCCAAGCTGATGCAAGTTCGAGGATCGGATGCTTCGTGGGAGCACGATGTAGAACCACCAGCCCGCTACGTAGATCACTCGGATGATGAAGAAGAAAGAGAAGCCAGGGCAGAGCAGCGAAAGCGCCGCCAAAGGGATCGCACAAACTCCACAGATTCCGTGGACACGGTAACCTCGGTGGCCACGACAGCCACTAAGGCTTCTTCagttgctcctcctcctcgtcaaCGCGGACGTCGTGGGCAACGAGAGAGTTTCCGCCAGAGCCAGCGACCCTCCATTAACCAGCACAACCAGAATCAGCCACAGGACGAACAATACAACTTCCATCCAAGCTACAATCCGGGCAGCTGGCACTCCAACTACTACCAGAACTATCACCAGGCAGCGGCTAACTTTAACATGGCTCAGCAGCATCCTGGCATGCCCTTCCCAGTGCCTAACTATGGCTACGGAATGCCCTACGCCATGCCGCCCATGTACCCACACATGTAcccgccaccaccaccctttgctcctcctccgccgaACAACCAGTCACATCAGGGTCAGCCGCCACCCAGCTAGAGATAGGTATGACAATTCAgtgaattacttttattattcCAATAAAAAATCTTTATCAATTTGCGTGTGTGTTGTTAAAAATGTGTCCTGGGTTGTTCGATAAAATGCATGAAAGGTTCGTTGGATTTGTATAAAAAGGTACTTAATCTGTGTGG
The sequence above is a segment of the Drosophila melanogaster chromosome 2L genome. Coding sequences within it:
- the CG10341 gene encoding uncharacterized protein, isoform A, with product MESEQPAAVKASAPIEEPQSTETAVELGKHSTLKADLSIDKLETATTEATNAVVEPVEMEQQVENELVNESTQAMTSTTTQEKVVGSVNNLVEEQQCVEMEFETSSDLVVQGSPSEESKKVASDASATVTAPQVQPAPHVDSSPQASGLSLLAAYSSDDSDDEKVTPVQNGDNDVIEVPVTDPASSTTAYRPVVAVSSDDESSKSSSSSSDSDSDSEGEYLTVLRKKIDKRINTVDCDEDDEDFDEDGATGDRSRRRQPPKVRGEMLLDDLPPIHQLEITVPEDECVELGKVQSIVDQLVLVSVLPNSMLFDLDTVLFLEKGRKVLGEVFDVLGQVSDPLYCVRFNSNKQILDRGIKIGDVVYCAPKTEHTQFVILSKLMQVRGSDASWEHDVEPPARYVDHSDDEEEREARAEQRKRRQRDRTNSTDSVDTVTSVATTATKASSVAPPPRQRGRRGQRESFRQSQRPSINQHNQNQPQDEQYNFHPSYNPGSWHSNYYQNYHQAAANFNMAQQHPGMPFPVPNYGYGMPYAMPPMYPHMYPPPPPFAPPPPNNQSHQGQPPPS
- the CG10341 gene encoding uncharacterized protein, isoform C, coding for MESEQPAAVKASAPIEEPQSTETAVELGKHSTLKADLSIDKLETATTATNAVVEPVEMEQQVENELVNESTQAMTSTTTQEKVVGSVNNLVEEQQCVEMEFETSSDLVVQGSPSEESKKVASDASATVTAPQVQPAPHVDSSPQASGLSLLAAYSSDDSDDEKVTPVQNGDNDVIEVPVTDPASSTTAYRPVVAVSSDDESSKSSSSSSDSDSDSEGEYLTVLRKKIDKRINTVDCDEDDEDFDEDGATGDRSRRRQPPKVRGEMLLDDLPPIHQLEITVPEDECVELGKVQSIVDQLVLVSVLPNSMLFDLDTVLFLEKGRKVLGEVFDVLGQVSDPLYCVRFNSNKQILDRGIKIGDVVYCAPKTEHTQFVILSKLMQVRGSDASWEHDVEPPARYVDHSDDEEEREARAEQRKRRQRDRTNSTDSVDTVTSVATTATKASSVAPPPRQRGRRGQRESFRQSQRPSINQHNQNQPQDEQYNFHPSYNPGSWHSNYYQNYHQAAANFNMAQQHPGMPFPVPNYGYGMPYAMPPMYPHMYPPPPPFAPPPPNNQSHQGQPPPS